Within Anopheles nili chromosome 3, idAnoNiliSN_F5_01, whole genome shotgun sequence, the genomic segment AGAGTTAAAGGAGCAGCACAAATGGTCCTAGTAAACTTTTGCAAAACATCATATTCATTCCGGGACAACGGAACCATgtgttatgatttttttcaaagaGGAATAGAGCagatttttaaacaacttaAATTCAGTACAATTTCTAAAAGCATCATGCCGGGTGGTGGTCTTGCTCGAGGAAACTGCAACGCATGCACGGAATCGTTACGTTAGGGCGCATTCGAGTTGAGTATTATATCAtcatttgttggttttgcgTGAGTTAGTGTACATCAGCTTCGGCTTTTCAATTGACGCGTTCGGTTCTCACTTGTTAGAGCTTTTCCAAGTCTATCTTACATGTCTACGTTACTGTAGCGGCATCGGCGAATTTTCCGATCTCATACAGGGACTCAATTCCCATTCTCAATCAATCTCCGATCAAGCCAACGTTTATTACGTTATCGTTGCAAGCGATTCTTGTTTCGAATTACGTGATAGATGGCGCATCATGCCCGAAAGTAGAGAAGATGTAGCAAATAGttggaatgaaacgaatggaaaaacatCCACACAAGTGTCGGGGACACGAGTGTCGTTATGTTTTGCCGTTTCATGCGTGTTAAAACTTACACCGAGTTGCATTTTACGCACTAGTGGGAGTTACATGCCAAAAAGTGCTCATTATTCGAATAGAAACAAAGCGACTTCATACGCTTGGCAGCGTGTGATGAGccgaaaattcatttcccaaTTTGCGCTTTGCTTATGTGTAGTTCCATATTTACAACACAATAGGTGCAAAAGTATATCCCTAGGCTGTGGGAGTCTAAATTGCATGAATTCTACGCTCAGTAGATGCACTTTTGGCATGCTACTGCGCTTCGTTGTGTGTGTTCGCTTGAATGTGTTCTTTTAGCGTGATCAGCGCCTGCTGTGATAGGCACATCCCGTGCGTGAGCGATTGTTGCTGGCAGTGATATTCGGTAAGGATATTCTCCCGTTTGGCTGATAGTGCCCGGCTATGCTTCAGTCATCAGTACATTCTAAAATTAGGCTTCGACGCGATTCTACGGAAGTTGAGCGGGCAGTGATGCGATCGCTAGAGATGAACACGTGTGCTACTCCATCCAAGTCAGGTTTTGGGTCCTTCTGCTTTTCTTACGGTGGCGATCCGCTCCGTAAAATGGCGTACACACGTTCCACGGTGCAACGGTAAGCACGGTAGGATAATTTTTGGGGAAGAAAGGCGATAAAGAACACGTTTGATAGTACGACAGAGTGAAAGGGCATCGCTCATTTGCCCATCGCCGATTTCGCGTATTCCATCAGAATTGCTTTCGTAACGTTTGCCTTGCGTTGGGCTAAGGGATTCAAATCGGAAGATGCAGaattatttacaaatttttCTAACGCTAGCGTAGAACGTGCGGCGACAAGGGCAGTCACCGTAATACGAGCCCCagaatatcatatatatatccgtaataattattataatattaataataatcgTAATATTAGTTTAAAAGAAGTGAAACCAGGGAACAGAGGCAGCACGTTGTCCAGTGCCGTTCGTTGATTCATgctatgttcttttttttatccacttgCTTGACATTGCTAGATGATGCTAGATTTTCATATTCGACGATTCTGTGGATGACGGTGCGTCagagtgagaaaaaggaagAGCTCCAGAATTTGGGACTGGATTGGGGAAAGCGGGTGGAGTCGGTTCCACGATCTGCTCGCTTTCCCGGTAGCCCCCATAAACCCTGTTCCACATTTGCTGCCTCGTCCGTGTTACGCGTGTCCGTGCATCTGGCGGACATGACGCGAATGTTTATCCTGTTACAAAGTGCTCGATGTTGCGTATATGCCATGCGGCGGGTTACTCTAAAGGGCGCTTAGGCTTGAGAGACCGTTTTGGTCAGCTCGCGTTGGGCACCACCTCTAGTCCCACTCGCCGATGTACATGGCCCTTGGTGCCGGTATGTATCCGCGTGTGGGCAACGGTACGCGACCGTACATGTGACTATAGGGTGACTCGACCACGTCCGTATCTGGAAGGGGAGGAAGGGTCAGTTCTGGGTTGTTCCGGTTGTGCTTTTTCGCACCGTTAGGGAAGCAGTGAGCGTTGACAGCGGAGATGATCGGTTagtcgttgtttttttaatgaataaatCCATCGTTGGGAACCCGTGGAAGCTGAAGGTCCCAATACACCAGAaaggaatgtttttttttatgcaatccGTCACCCAAACAGTAGTTTACGATTTCAACCAATGAAATGTTGTAGTAAGCGAATACCAGTGAGCATTCAAATCACCAGATGACCGAAGATATATGAAATGTATGAGAAGAAAGTGTGCTAGATAGAATTCATTGAGTCACTACCGATGCAGAACAAGAAACCAATTCATAAAGGATCGTAGGATCAAATCGAAAACTAAACAGTTCATATTGTTTAGTTTTCGATTTGATCCTACGATCCTTTATAGTCAAAGCGAAGCCAGAATCAACTACATTACATACGAATTCCGGGTTTAGTTCCAGAACCAAACACGGAACCCAGTAGTGGCAATAGTGCAGCCGATTTAAGTTAAAATCTTCCTATGATAGACTGGAACAAGTGATCCAACGAAACACCATACATTTTACGTGGAAATTCTTTGTTCCGTACCGGTTCCATCCCACAAACGTATTAATGACTAACTGAATCGTCTTCATTCACCTGTTCATGTTCAATCACCGTGTTTTCCATATACCAGATTTATGTGCATTGACTAGTGCTTAAATCGTGTGCATAAATCACGCGTTATGAActaatcaaataaattatttgtgCGTAATGAACTACCCAAATGAGCTTTATGAGCGTAATTTAACAAAAAAGCGTAAGCAAGCTGGACGATGTGTCCGCTAACAGAAAGCAAGGACTTACCGATACCGCTCTCGTAGCTTCGAGCGTGCCACatcagctgctggtggtgctggtgggcaGCCATCAGGTTGTGATGTGGGTGCATCTGATGCAGCTGGTGCAACGACTGCAGCGACGCTGGGTGCTGCAGATGCGCGATCGATAGCCGCTTCGAGGCGACCGTTTCCTTGCTGCCACCGACGGCCGCATTTgggccgttgttgttgttctcctTCGATGACTTGGACGACTTCACAAAGTTTGGCACTCGAGCACGCAGCCCGCAGTAGTACGGATCATCTACGGATTGAAAGATCGATCATGTTAAAGCAACAGCTCGATGAGTTCCATGCAGCTCTTTGGAAGCTTTGGTTCCTGGTTGGTTACGTACCGTATTTCTTGTTATCTTTGCCCTTGTCTGATTTGCCTCGTGGAAGCTTGACGCGATTCTCATCCTCGATGTCATCGTAGTCCGGCTAAAATTAAAACGCACAACGTTAGTTATTGCATTGTTCGTCAGATCAATTGGTCGCCCCAAAAACTCTGTGGGGCCATATCTCACCTTGCCAATTTCGTGCGTTGCGTAGAGATTGTCGCGTGGAGGTAGTTTCGGCGGTTTCTCGCTGCGCCGCTGGCCGCCCATCGGTTGCGTCTGCTGCATTAGGTGTTCGCGGCTTGCCGCAACCATGCCGGACCCGCTGGCCCCGAAACCGGAGCTACCGGAGCTGCCGCCACCGTTACCGGCGACACTGTACGGATCTTCGTCCGGGATCGGAATTCTCGGACGGTTCTTAATGTCGACCGGACGTTGCACTGCACCGTAGATGGAGGTGGAGAGACGGGcagggggaaggaaaaaggctaCAAGATTAATCGTGGGTTACACAT encodes:
- the LOC128722999 gene encoding uncharacterized protein LOC128722999, giving the protein MVSRRKILSRSRDDLNLDQSYITQEEEEDVWYQKEKLYKEHIQEVLDKWTQIDDEIWAKVIVFERNRRVAKAYARAPVLTINGSDDGFDGMRIGLCGFDNPMRDHKTDEVKRHVGQGVKIKMDDAGNILIRRYSKSNVYVKSTANQPNEETAIGADILKLPGHAIESEKIVKLFDMKKFQSNVNRELRRAYPDRRRLETQCLSAIAFVKSENDILDCPMWVLIINVVAMDMLKSKLPPVQRPVDIKNRPRIPIPDEDPYSVAGNGGGSSGSSGFGASGSGMVAASREHLMQQTQPMGGQRRSEKPPKLPPRDNLYATHEIGKPDYDDIEDENRVKLPRGKSDKGKDNKKYDDPYYCGLRARVPNFVKSSKSSKENNNNGPNAAVGGSKETVASKRLSIAHLQHPASLQSLHQLHQMHPHHNLMAAHQHHQQLMWHARSYESGIDTDVVESPYSHMYGRVPLPTRGYIPAPRAMYIGEWD